The following proteins come from a genomic window of Natrinema saccharevitans:
- a CDS encoding TetR/AcrR family transcriptional regulator yields MTVDVFDDPTDTREEILAATYRCLREHGYADLTIEKIGTELERSPSLIYHHYEDKDALVLACLEYLLEYFEGELGQEGIEDPPARLEELLEWWLGAEVDDEWAGFVTAMFELRTQAIHDAAYREHFTRSDRLFQASIEAVLRAGVESGDFRECDPAAVAATVQATILGSVLRRSSTDDDAWLDAVRDELQIYLDSRVYGTSTSE; encoded by the coding sequence GTGACCGTCGACGTGTTCGACGATCCGACCGACACCCGCGAGGAGATCCTGGCCGCGACCTACCGCTGTCTCCGGGAGCACGGCTACGCGGACCTGACGATCGAGAAGATCGGGACCGAACTCGAGCGCAGTCCCTCGCTGATCTACCACCACTACGAGGACAAGGACGCGCTGGTGCTGGCCTGTCTGGAGTACCTGCTCGAGTACTTCGAAGGCGAGCTCGGTCAGGAGGGGATCGAGGACCCGCCGGCCAGGCTCGAGGAACTGCTCGAGTGGTGGCTCGGAGCGGAGGTCGACGACGAGTGGGCCGGGTTCGTGACGGCGATGTTCGAACTCCGGACGCAGGCGATCCACGACGCGGCCTACCGGGAGCACTTCACCCGGAGCGACCGGCTGTTCCAGGCGTCGATCGAGGCGGTCCTCCGCGCGGGCGTCGAGAGCGGGGACTTCCGCGAGTGCGATCCGGCGGCCGTCGCGGCGACGGTTCAGGCGACGATCCTCGGGTCGGTGTTGCGGCGCTCGAGCACCGACGACGACGCGTGGCTGGACGCGGTCCGCGACGAGTTACAAATTTATCTCGATTCGCGCGTGTACGGGACGTCGACGTCGGAGTAA